The Bosea sp. 685 DNA window AACTGAAATCCGGTCAGAGCCGACAGGCTCCGAAGATCGGTCGCATCGAGTTCATATATGCGGGCGAGTTCGTCGCCACCTTCTTCGCCCAACAAAGCGAACAGTGGCGCGATCGCGTCCAGCGAAAACTGGGCCTCCAACACCGGGCATCCGGTTGATGGGCTCAGCGCTTGAAGAATGAAGCGACGGCGACGCGGCGACAAGGCTCGCCCCTCACTTCACCCAGTCCGCACATTTCGTAATCTCGCCGGTCCCGCCCCAGGGCATGATCGGCACGGTCGAGGTCGAATTCTGCGGGGAGCCCTCGATCAGCTTGTCGGTATAGACCATGTAGATCAATACGTTGCGCTTGGCGTCGCAGCCGCGCACGATCTGCATCTTCTTCCAGATCAGCGAGCGGCGCTCGCGGAAGACGACATCGCCCTGCTCGGACTTGTCCTTGAACTTGATCGGGCCGATCTGCCGGCAGGCGAGCGAGATGTCCGAGACCTGCTCGGCGACGCCGAACATGCCGGCGACGCCGCCCTTCTCGGGCACGGTATAGTGGCAGGCGACGCCCTCGACGACCGGATCATCGACGCCGTAGACCGCGAGCTTGTCGTCGGGCGTCAGCATCTTCCAGACGGTCGACTTGCGGAAGATCAGGTCTTCCTGCGCGGAGGCCGGAGCGGCCAGGCCTCCTGCGACAGCGAACGCGGCCAGGACGGCGAAGACATGATGGCGGACCTGCATTCTCGTTCTCCCCAGCCGTTCCCAACCGGCATCAACCGCGATATGGGGCGGCGGGGCCGACAGCGCCAGCCCCTGAACCGAGACAGCTGCATGCCGGCCACGCTTCCCGTCCTGGAAACCGAACGCCTGATCCTGCGTCCGCGAGCGACGGAGGACCTCGACCAGATCGCGTTGCTCAATGCGGACCCGCAGGTCATGCGTCACATCGCGCCGCTGGGCTCGCCGGCCATGAGCCGGGATGGCGTCGCGGCGCGAAGCTTCAGCCATGTCGCACTCGGGCTGGGGCATTGGAGCGT harbors:
- a CDS encoding CreA family protein yields the protein MQVRHHVFAVLAAFAVAGGLAAPASAQEDLIFRKSTVWKMLTPDDKLAVYGVDDPVVEGVACHYTVPEKGGVAGMFGVAEQVSDISLACRQIGPIKFKDKSEQGDVVFRERRSLIWKKMQIVRGCDAKRNVLIYMVYTDKLIEGSPQNSTSTVPIMPWGGTGEITKCADWVK